In a single window of the Aquipuribacter hungaricus genome:
- a CDS encoding beta-galactosidase has protein sequence MREWPTDRLLLGGDYNPEQWPEETLEDDVARMQEAGVTFATVGVFSWALLEPEPGRYETAWLDRVLDRLHEADVVVDLATATASAPPWFARLHPDALPVTRDGLRLSHGSRQTWCPSSPDFRRRSLDLVRVLADRYAGHPAVAMWHVGNEFGCHNLMCFCDTSAEHFRSWLLARYGDLDGLNAAWGTTFWSQRYTEVGDVVPPRTTTAIPNPTAELDWRRFCSDASLAQHVAERDLLHELSPGVPVTTNFMVGFSFEGLDYWRWAPEQDVVSNDHYRGAHLPHPEAELAMSADITRGLSGGAPWVLMEHSTSAVNWQPVNPLKPQGQMLRDSLSHVARGADTVGFFQWRASVAGAEKYHSGLLPHAGTDTRRFREVTELGRVLRACGEVAGSRTESRVAVVVDYESLWTTDAASTPTQLHRYTDELRAWYEAAFRAGATVTGVSAEGDLSGYDVVLAPSLHLVSDAGAAGLAAAAGAGAQVVLTYFSGTVDPDDHVRPGGYPGAFRDLLGVRVEEFAPLLPGQRTTLRAEDGSAVPGLDRATGTVWSEWLQALDGTDVVASFVDGPAAGDPAVTRRTTGAGAAWYVATRLEPDAVDAVLGAVLGAAGVGPVVPGLPAGVDAVRRRSSTGSWLFLLDHSGAGATVPVVGTDLVSGAVATTGQPLVLAPGGVAVVRETGTDSGGRGSGGDDGSA, from the coding sequence ATGAGGGAATGGCCAACGGACCGGCTGCTGCTCGGCGGCGACTACAACCCCGAGCAGTGGCCCGAGGAGACGCTCGAGGACGACGTCGCCCGGATGCAGGAGGCGGGGGTCACCTTCGCCACCGTCGGGGTCTTCTCGTGGGCCCTGCTCGAGCCGGAGCCCGGGCGCTACGAGACCGCGTGGCTGGACCGCGTGCTGGACCGGCTGCACGAGGCCGACGTCGTCGTCGACCTCGCCACCGCGACCGCGTCGGCCCCGCCGTGGTTCGCGCGGCTGCACCCCGACGCCCTCCCCGTCACCCGCGACGGGCTCCGGCTGTCGCACGGCAGCCGGCAGACCTGGTGCCCCTCCTCCCCCGACTTCCGGCGCCGGAGCCTGGACCTGGTGCGCGTGCTCGCCGACCGGTACGCCGGGCACCCGGCCGTCGCGATGTGGCACGTGGGCAACGAGTTCGGCTGCCACAACCTCATGTGCTTCTGCGACACCTCCGCCGAGCACTTCCGCAGCTGGCTCCTGGCGCGCTACGGCGACCTCGACGGGCTCAACGCCGCGTGGGGCACCACCTTCTGGTCGCAGCGCTACACCGAGGTGGGCGACGTCGTGCCTCCGCGCACGACGACCGCGATCCCCAACCCCACGGCGGAGCTGGACTGGCGCCGCTTCTGCTCCGACGCCTCGCTGGCGCAGCACGTCGCGGAGCGCGACCTGCTGCACGAGCTGTCGCCCGGCGTGCCCGTGACGACCAACTTCATGGTCGGCTTCTCCTTCGAGGGACTCGACTACTGGCGCTGGGCGCCCGAGCAGGACGTCGTCAGCAACGACCACTACCGGGGCGCGCACCTGCCGCACCCCGAGGCCGAGCTCGCCATGTCCGCGGACATCACCCGGGGGCTGTCGGGCGGCGCCCCCTGGGTGCTCATGGAGCACTCGACGTCGGCCGTCAACTGGCAGCCCGTCAACCCGCTCAAGCCGCAGGGGCAGATGCTGCGCGACAGCCTGTCGCACGTGGCGCGCGGCGCCGACACCGTCGGCTTCTTCCAGTGGCGGGCCTCGGTGGCCGGGGCCGAGAAGTACCACTCCGGCCTGCTCCCCCATGCCGGGACGGACACCCGGCGCTTCCGCGAGGTCACCGAGCTCGGTCGCGTCCTGCGTGCCTGCGGCGAGGTGGCGGGCAGCAGGACGGAGTCCCGGGTGGCCGTGGTCGTGGACTACGAGTCGCTGTGGACCACGGACGCGGCCTCGACCCCGACGCAGCTCCACCGCTACACCGACGAGCTGCGCGCCTGGTACGAGGCGGCCTTCCGGGCGGGTGCCACGGTGACCGGCGTGTCCGCCGAGGGCGACCTGTCCGGCTACGACGTCGTCCTGGCGCCCAGCCTGCACCTGGTCTCCGACGCCGGGGCCGCCGGCCTGGCCGCCGCGGCCGGGGCGGGTGCGCAGGTGGTGCTCACGTACTTCTCTGGCACCGTGGACCCCGACGACCACGTCCGCCCGGGCGGCTACCCGGGGGCTTTCCGCGACCTGCTGGGCGTCCGCGTCGAGGAGTTCGCCCCGCTGCTGCCCGGCCAGAGGACGACGCTGCGCGCCGAGGACGGGTCGGCCGTGCCCGGTCTGGACCGGGCGACCGGCACCGTGTGGTCGGAGTGGCTGCAGGCGCTGGACGGCACCGACGTCGTGGCCTCCTTCGTCGACGGGCCCGCCGCGGGCGACCCGGCGGTCACCCGCCGCACCACCGGGGCCGGGGCCGCCTGGTACGTGGCCACCCGCCTGGAGCCCGATGCGGTCGACGCGGTGCTGGGCGCCGTCCTCGGTGCGGCCGGCGTGGGTCCCGTCGTGCCCGGCCTGCCGGCCGGCGTCGACGCCGTCCGTCGCCGCAGCAGCACCGGCTCCTGGCTGTTCCTGCTCGACCACAGCGGTGCCGGCGCCACGGTGCCGGTCGTCGGGACGGACCTGGTCAGCGGGGCGGTGGCCACGACCGGGCAGCCGCTCGTCCTGGCCCCCGGCGGCGTGGCCGTCGTGCGGGAGACCGGCACCGACTCCGGCGGGCGCGGCAGCGGCGGGGACGACGGGTCCGCGTGA
- a CDS encoding DeoR/GlpR family DNA-binding transcription regulator: MSALARQRQEVILERIRREGGVRVSELVDTLGVSDMTVRRDIAQLADRGLVVRVHGGATLSDAPHSSFEPAFRTKLGEEREEKLAIARAAAALVAPGSSVALSAGTTTLALAEELRDVEDLTVVTNSVPVADALFDPDRRDRTVVLTGGTRTPSDALVGPVAVQALRDLHVDLLFLGVHGFSERTGCTSPNMTEAATNRALIAAAGKTVVVADHTKLRLVGLATIVGLDDVDVLVCDHGLPEDDRAMLASHVGRLLVATPHGPTHHDGPREGHPGKEPVR; encoded by the coding sequence GTGAGCGCGCTCGCCCGGCAGCGGCAGGAGGTCATCCTCGAGCGGATCCGCCGCGAGGGCGGCGTCCGGGTCTCCGAGCTGGTGGACACCCTCGGGGTGTCCGACATGACGGTCCGCCGCGACATCGCCCAGCTCGCCGACCGGGGCCTCGTCGTCCGGGTCCACGGCGGCGCGACGCTGTCCGACGCCCCCCACTCCAGCTTCGAGCCGGCGTTCCGCACCAAGCTGGGCGAGGAGCGGGAGGAGAAGCTGGCCATCGCGCGGGCGGCGGCGGCGCTGGTCGCCCCGGGGTCGTCGGTCGCGCTGTCCGCCGGGACGACGACGCTCGCGCTGGCCGAGGAGCTCCGCGACGTCGAGGACCTCACCGTGGTCACCAACTCCGTGCCCGTCGCCGACGCGCTCTTCGACCCGGACCGCCGCGACCGGACCGTCGTCCTCACCGGCGGCACACGGACCCCCTCGGACGCCCTCGTGGGTCCGGTGGCCGTGCAGGCGCTGCGGGACCTGCACGTGGACCTGCTCTTCCTCGGCGTCCACGGCTTCAGCGAGCGCACCGGCTGCACGAGCCCGAACATGACCGAGGCCGCCACCAACCGGGCCCTCATCGCGGCGGCGGGGAAGACCGTCGTCGTCGCCGACCACACCAAGCTGCGCCTGGTCGGGCTCGCCACGATCGTCGGCCTGGACGACGTGGACGTCCTGGTCTGCGACCACGGGCTCCCCGAGGACGACCGTGCCATGCTCGCGTCGCACGTCGGACGCCTGCTCGTCGCCACCCCGCACGGGCCCACCCACCACGACGGGCCCCGCGAGGGGCACCCCGGGAAGGAGCCGGTGAGATGA